The Leishmania major strain Friedlin complete genome, chromosome 28 genome includes a region encoding these proteins:
- a CDS encoding putative ribosomal protein S20, producing the protein MDYPKKNQAAPAEGQTVRLTITSRNAKAVESVTSQLLTRARDEKVTIHGPVRLPTRTLKITTRKTPCGNGTNTWDTFELKIYKRIIDLHAPTEQVKKITSFTMESGVDVSITILDR; encoded by the coding sequence ATGGACTACCCGAAGAAGAACCAGGCGGCGCCCGCGGAGGGCCAGACGGTGCGTCTGACGATCACGTCGCGCAACGCGAAGGCTGTGGAGTCTGTGacgtcgcagctgctgacgcgcgcgcgcgatgAGAAGGTGACGATCCACGGCCCGGTGCGTCTGCCGACGCGCACGCTGAAGATCACGACCCGCAAGACGCCTTGCGGTAACGGTACGAACACGTGGGACACGTTCGAGCTGAAGATCTACAAGCGCATCATCGACCTTCACGCGCCGACGGAGCAGGTGAAGAAGATTACGAGCTTCACGATGGAGTCGGGCGTGGACGTGTCGATCACGATCCTGGACCGGtag